From Rudanella lutea DSM 19387, a single genomic window includes:
- a CDS encoding McrB family protein produces the protein MNITDYHRAIFEFLEQYRKDHPEANLTYSLRNNNSAKRPKHLYLFTGNDFYIFVGMYAPHNGNNKTRSVGFEVGYDTAQQKVTYCALEIVFNDPKLDHQYPVYKQVIDQIGWDQFKTIGTQKFQYFYKSTDWKAALLTYLTEHKPIIDQAIKDHGMNHEFFIPVEKLETAIEELEQTIDQLFEPDEKSDRGDYSWIPFYSELCTKLNGLTSSQLTDLTQKVLMVQKLRGLVDQDAHQNEFPLTKMDPYTFLSFTGIGRKEKQLAVLARLKEWLSISTALPTGLSGLYFQQNQRVWLFGYSYERQSEDIDKLRNLYQQVETNTVTEDVFNSVLTIKRTSMGKVSESLFKHRPELYFPINGKTRSWLQKRKLPNQFTTWNEYRQLLEAIREFDKRPFYKIVDEAYWEGPATVNLPSEEQTNYWIFQGNPAQFRIVDSLKDNALRTWRVAAHAQTIKPGDKIILWVVGKQSGCYALAQVASEIYTGTDESGEQYYQTAQVLTEPTQRVKINIEHNLWDKPILKPQLQDLPAFTGFNGGNQGTNFTATRYQYELILKMAQAQPESTHPKNIILYGPPGTGKTYTTIELAVEIIDGALSGNHQQYKQRFDVLRKDGQIEFVTFHQNYTYEDFVVGIRPELNSSTNGLSFKDHQGVFLKIAKRATSNFLGSFQQASVVELIPFEELFSDFITPVTSGKELPIYVDEEIAFYLIDYQQKYKALYFRESAKKEHQSPKKDARYLSVQTLKELYLEEKEVDKEGPYYEALVNTLHRIGRRKVERPPAPLKNFVLIIDEINRANISRVFGELITLLEEDKRLGEPNELTVTLPNGEPFSVPPNLYLIGTMNTADKSLALLDIALRRRFEFVGKYPNSELLHATPQAKALMERLNKVILNHKKSADFLIGHAYFIGKTDAQLKSVMDNRVIPLLMEYFNGRTDLVLQVLKEAGTNCTINELTYQIEYTNETANQPG, from the coding sequence ATGAACATTACAGATTACCACCGTGCGATTTTTGAGTTTCTGGAACAATACCGCAAGGACCACCCCGAAGCAAACCTTACCTACTCTCTTCGCAATAACAACTCTGCGAAACGTCCGAAGCATCTTTATCTGTTTACGGGGAACGACTTCTACATCTTCGTGGGGATGTATGCTCCTCACAATGGAAACAATAAAACGCGAAGTGTCGGATTTGAAGTAGGTTATGATACCGCTCAACAGAAAGTTACATACTGTGCTCTGGAGATTGTATTTAACGATCCTAAACTGGACCATCAGTATCCGGTTTACAAGCAGGTTATCGATCAAATTGGGTGGGATCAATTCAAAACAATCGGCACTCAGAAATTTCAATACTTTTATAAGAGTACGGATTGGAAAGCAGCCCTGCTAACCTACCTCACAGAGCACAAACCAATCATCGATCAGGCTATTAAGGACCACGGGATGAACCATGAGTTTTTTATTCCCGTCGAAAAGCTTGAAACAGCTATTGAAGAGTTGGAGCAAACAATTGACCAGCTATTCGAACCTGACGAAAAATCGGATAGGGGAGATTATTCGTGGATTCCCTTCTATAGCGAACTATGCACTAAACTAAATGGCCTTACTTCCTCCCAATTGACCGATCTGACCCAAAAAGTGTTAATGGTTCAGAAACTGCGGGGATTAGTTGATCAGGACGCTCATCAGAATGAGTTTCCCCTGACCAAAATGGACCCGTATACATTTCTATCGTTTACAGGAATTGGAAGGAAAGAAAAACAGCTTGCTGTGCTGGCCCGGTTAAAAGAATGGTTGTCGATCAGCACCGCTTTACCAACGGGCTTATCAGGGCTCTACTTTCAACAGAACCAACGGGTCTGGTTGTTTGGATATTCATACGAACGACAATCGGAGGACATAGATAAACTACGCAATCTGTACCAACAGGTTGAAACGAATACCGTTACCGAGGATGTGTTCAATTCTGTACTTACCATCAAGCGGACCAGCATGGGTAAGGTATCCGAATCACTCTTCAAGCATCGCCCCGAGCTCTATTTCCCGATCAATGGTAAAACCCGATCCTGGCTACAGAAGCGAAAGTTACCCAATCAGTTTACTACCTGGAATGAGTACCGACAGCTGCTCGAAGCAATCCGCGAGTTTGACAAGAGGCCCTTCTACAAAATTGTGGATGAAGCGTACTGGGAAGGACCTGCAACCGTTAATTTACCCTCGGAAGAACAAACCAATTACTGGATATTTCAGGGTAATCCCGCTCAATTCAGGATTGTCGATTCATTGAAGGACAACGCGCTCCGAACGTGGCGGGTAGCGGCTCACGCACAAACGATAAAACCCGGGGATAAAATCATTCTTTGGGTTGTGGGTAAGCAATCGGGCTGTTATGCACTGGCACAGGTTGCTTCGGAGATTTACACAGGTACGGATGAATCCGGAGAACAATACTACCAAACCGCCCAGGTACTAACGGAACCTACCCAACGGGTAAAGATCAATATTGAACATAACCTCTGGGACAAACCCATTCTGAAACCTCAGTTGCAGGACTTACCCGCTTTTACGGGGTTTAATGGGGGCAATCAAGGCACCAACTTCACCGCTACCCGCTACCAATACGAACTTATCCTCAAAATGGCTCAAGCTCAACCAGAATCCACCCATCCCAAAAATATCATCCTCTACGGTCCACCGGGTACAGGAAAAACCTATACAACCATCGAGTTAGCGGTTGAAATAATTGATGGTGCTTTAAGTGGGAACCACCAACAGTACAAACAGCGCTTTGATGTACTGCGAAAGGACGGACAAATCGAGTTTGTTACCTTCCACCAGAACTACACCTACGAAGATTTCGTAGTGGGCATAAGACCGGAACTCAACTCATCAACGAATGGCCTAAGTTTCAAAGACCATCAAGGTGTATTTCTGAAAATTGCAAAAAGGGCAACCAGCAATTTTTTAGGAAGTTTTCAGCAAGCAAGCGTAGTCGAGTTAATCCCGTTTGAAGAATTATTTTCGGACTTTATTACACCCGTTACATCTGGAAAAGAGCTTCCGATCTACGTAGATGAAGAAATTGCTTTTTATCTAATTGATTACCAACAGAAATACAAAGCTCTCTACTTTCGTGAATCAGCGAAGAAGGAACATCAGTCCCCCAAGAAAGACGCTCGGTATCTCTCTGTACAAACATTAAAAGAATTATATCTGGAAGAGAAAGAGGTCGATAAAGAAGGGCCGTATTATGAAGCTCTTGTTAATACATTACATCGCATTGGTAGAAGGAAGGTTGAAAGACCACCCGCCCCATTAAAGAACTTTGTGCTTATTATCGATGAAATCAACCGAGCAAACATCTCCCGTGTATTTGGTGAGTTGATTACTCTGTTAGAAGAGGATAAACGATTGGGGGAGCCCAACGAGCTTACCGTTACCCTACCCAATGGAGAACCCTTCTCGGTCCCGCCCAACCTGTACCTCATCGGTACGATGAACACTGCCGATAAATCGCTGGCTCTGCTGGACATTGCGCTCCGCAGACGCTTCGAGTTCGTGGGTAAATACCCTAACTCCGAGCTGCTACATGCTACCCCGCAAGCGAAAGCCCTAATGGAACGGTTGAACAAGGTGATCCTCAACCATAAGAAATCAGCGGATTTCCTCATTGGTCATGCTTACTTCATAGGTAAAACGGATGCTCAACTTAAATCGGTCATGGATAACCGGGTGATACCTCTGCTGATGGAATACTTTAATGGCCGTACGGATCTGGTGTTACAGGTACTCAAGGAAGCGGGTACAAACTGCACCATCAACGAGCTTACTTATCAGATCGAGTATACCAATGAGACAGCTAATCAACCTGGTTGA
- a CDS encoding sialate O-acetylesterase — MKLTTLSRLLLAFVSFIGTHTGHAQVSPFPPGRVHLYLLAGQSNMAGRGTVEAADRQTHPRIWVLDKTNTWVPAADPLHFDKPAVVGVGPGMAFARVMAEADTNAIIALIPVAVGGSPIDSWQPGGFHEQTQSHPYDDALARARIALKSGTLRGILWHQGESDAKAELAPAYADKLSQLIRRFRNDLNATNVPVVVGTLGDFHTSKNPYAVQINNALQQVARREPRVTCIESTGLTHKGDQTHFDTPSARELGKRYARAMQMVLKSK, encoded by the coding sequence ATGAAGCTAACTACCCTCAGTCGCCTGCTACTCGCGTTCGTGTCGTTTATCGGGACCCACACAGGCCACGCACAGGTAAGCCCCTTCCCGCCGGGCCGCGTTCACCTGTACCTGCTCGCAGGGCAGTCGAACATGGCAGGCCGCGGGACCGTCGAAGCGGCTGATCGCCAAACGCATCCGCGCATCTGGGTGCTCGACAAAACAAATACCTGGGTACCGGCCGCCGATCCGCTTCACTTCGACAAGCCAGCGGTAGTGGGTGTGGGCCCCGGAATGGCCTTTGCGCGGGTCATGGCCGAAGCGGATACTAACGCCATCATTGCCCTAATTCCGGTGGCTGTGGGTGGATCGCCCATCGACAGCTGGCAACCGGGCGGGTTTCACGAGCAGACCCAAAGTCATCCGTACGACGACGCCCTTGCCCGCGCCCGAATCGCGCTCAAATCAGGAACGCTCCGGGGCATTCTGTGGCATCAGGGCGAAAGCGACGCCAAAGCCGAACTGGCTCCCGCGTATGCCGATAAGCTGAGTCAGCTGATTCGTCGTTTCCGTAATGACCTGAATGCAACCAACGTACCCGTCGTGGTAGGCACCCTCGGCGATTTTCACACGAGCAAAAACCCATACGCCGTGCAGATCAACAACGCCCTTCAACAGGTAGCCCGTCGGGAACCGCGAGTAACCTGCATCGAGTCTACGGGGCTTACGCACAAGGGCGATCAAACTCACTTCGACACACCCTCGGCCCGCGAGTTAGGCAAACGGTACGCCAGGGCGATGCAAATGGTGCTAAAAAGTAAATGA
- a CDS encoding McrC family protein: MRQLINLVEYQTYTLPTDSAINVVSLSAYLNGVWHTRTQFDENPDVKQSSEQQFLTIGYDPKLGQPTLKAGKYVGFIQFEDTTIQIIPKLFKPEQSDKAFRHLLWWLSYCKRVRFPFTDLLSDTQSIDEFPEALIHYFAQFTHQLVGSAPYHQYEEVTDTIPYMRGRLNTQQYINTSVSRGNWHQLVCDYEPFVFNNRLNQIIKYVARSLSQVCRFTDTHRALEKLIFILDEVDDVPAIARDCDTLHLNRYFADYEVCVDMCRFFLSDSYLSQPETHHRHFCFLLPMDYVFEDFILGVSETYLGHKVSVSPQKTEWLTQEKIFQVKSDLVLTYPDKTRLVADTKYKVRGSTLPDKKAGISQSDLYQMVSYGLRQETRDVLLLYPLSYGQEQTGGETFHVNSVLLNNIPICIRAVDLPITGELTSDIQSRQLLVSKLVSQLLQAFNLKLLE; encoded by the coding sequence ATGAGACAGCTAATCAACCTGGTTGAGTACCAGACCTACACTCTCCCAACGGATTCAGCGATCAATGTGGTTTCGTTGAGTGCTTACCTGAACGGAGTGTGGCATACCCGTACCCAGTTTGATGAGAACCCCGATGTAAAACAGTCCTCCGAACAGCAGTTTTTAACCATTGGGTATGATCCCAAACTGGGGCAACCCACCCTTAAAGCGGGTAAGTACGTTGGCTTTATTCAGTTTGAGGATACTACCATTCAGATCATTCCCAAGCTCTTTAAGCCTGAACAGAGTGATAAAGCGTTTAGACACCTGTTATGGTGGTTATCATACTGCAAACGGGTCCGGTTCCCCTTTACAGACCTGTTGAGTGATACCCAATCTATCGATGAGTTCCCCGAAGCACTCATTCACTATTTCGCTCAGTTCACCCACCAGCTGGTTGGTTCAGCTCCCTACCACCAGTACGAGGAGGTTACCGACACGATTCCCTACATGCGGGGGCGTTTGAATACCCAGCAGTACATTAACACCAGTGTGAGCCGGGGTAACTGGCACCAGCTGGTGTGTGATTACGAACCCTTCGTATTTAATAACCGGCTGAACCAGATCATCAAATACGTGGCTCGTTCGCTGAGTCAGGTGTGCCGGTTTACTGATACGCACCGGGCTCTGGAGAAGCTCATCTTTATCTTAGATGAGGTAGATGATGTTCCCGCTATTGCCCGGGATTGCGATACCCTGCACCTGAACCGCTACTTTGCAGATTATGAGGTATGTGTGGACATGTGCCGGTTCTTTCTCTCTGATAGCTACCTGTCCCAACCCGAAACCCACCATCGGCATTTCTGCTTTTTGCTCCCTATGGATTATGTGTTCGAGGACTTCATCCTGGGCGTATCCGAAACGTACCTTGGCCATAAGGTGAGCGTCTCTCCTCAAAAAACTGAGTGGCTCACCCAGGAAAAAATATTCCAGGTAAAAAGCGATCTCGTGCTGACCTACCCCGATAAAACACGGTTAGTGGCTGATACCAAGTACAAAGTACGGGGGAGCACATTACCCGATAAGAAAGCGGGAATTAGCCAAAGCGATCTGTACCAGATGGTCAGCTACGGGTTACGGCAGGAAACCCGGGATGTACTACTTTTGTACCCCCTCAGCTACGGCCAGGAACAAACGGGGGGAGAAACATTTCATGTTAATTCTGTCCTCCTCAACAACATCCCCATTTGTATTCGAGCCGTTGACTTACCCATTACTGGTGAGTTAACGAGTGACATTCAATCAAGACAGCTCCTGGTAAGCAAGCTGGTATCTCAATTATTGCAAGCGTTTAATCTGAAGCTACTTGAATAG
- a CDS encoding 1-phosphofructokinase family hexose kinase, translated as MIVTFTPNPAVDISTSVDRLTPTQKLHCAQPRYDAGGGGINVSKAIRRLGGQSKAVFTAGGPMGLSLEQLVADEGVDYQIIGIEGLTRESFVVTENSTGLQYRFGTPGPALSPAEGTACLEALEALPGPIEYLVGSGSLPPGLPVDFYAQIARWAKQKGIRFVLDTSGEPLKQAVAEGVFLLKPNVGELARLVGKDRLNASEVHESARQLIGEGRCTLVVVSLGPRGALLVTAQGFEYVPTPPVKSVSTVGAGDSVVGGMVFALSTGQSYHNMVRLGVACGTAATLNHGTELFHKTDVDELLRWINEATDAGTQTDFFAQPIEP; from the coding sequence ATGATCGTTACGTTCACGCCCAACCCGGCCGTCGATATCAGCACGAGCGTCGACCGGCTTACGCCTACGCAGAAATTACATTGCGCCCAACCCCGATACGATGCGGGTGGGGGCGGCATCAACGTGTCGAAAGCCATTCGTCGGCTCGGTGGCCAGTCGAAGGCCGTGTTCACGGCCGGTGGGCCTATGGGCCTTTCGCTCGAACAACTGGTGGCCGACGAAGGAGTCGATTACCAGATTATCGGTATTGAAGGGCTCACCCGCGAGAGCTTTGTGGTGACCGAAAACAGTACAGGCCTACAATACCGGTTCGGTACGCCCGGCCCCGCGCTAAGCCCGGCCGAAGGAACCGCCTGTCTGGAGGCTCTGGAAGCCCTGCCAGGGCCTATTGAGTACCTGGTAGGCAGTGGGAGTTTGCCACCCGGCCTGCCCGTCGATTTTTACGCGCAGATAGCCCGGTGGGCCAAACAGAAAGGGATTCGGTTTGTGCTCGACACTTCGGGTGAACCATTGAAGCAGGCCGTGGCCGAAGGGGTTTTTCTGCTTAAACCAAACGTGGGTGAGCTGGCCCGACTGGTCGGTAAAGACCGGCTCAATGCGAGTGAGGTGCACGAATCCGCCCGGCAGCTGATTGGCGAAGGCCGATGCACCCTCGTGGTGGTATCGCTCGGTCCGCGGGGGGCGTTGCTGGTTACGGCCCAGGGGTTCGAGTACGTACCGACCCCGCCTGTAAAATCGGTGAGTACCGTGGGCGCGGGCGATAGTGTGGTGGGGGGAATGGTGTTTGCCCTGTCGACCGGCCAATCGTACCACAACATGGTGCGCCTGGGGGTGGCCTGCGGCACGGCCGCCACCCTGAATCACGGCACCGAGCTCTTTCACAAAACCGACGTCGACGAGTTGCTTCGGTGGATCAACGAAGCGACCGATGCCGGTACCCAAACGGATTTTTTTGCCCAACCCATTGAACCGTAG
- a CDS encoding cation-translocating P-type ATPase: MPQHADNQPNTPPPPPHRPWHSFAVTELFEHLQSSRQGLTQTEAANRLAQYGPNVLPQKKSVTLVEIVLRQFMSPLIYVLLFAAVIALILSEYVDAGFIAVVLLFNAAMGAYQEWRAETNANALQQMIRIRVRLRRDNADEEAEAETLVPGDVVLLESGNKVPADIRLIKSTQLNVEEALLTGESLPVAKTSQPLEPSELPLGDRANMVFAGTTVLTGRATGVVVATGMHTEIGRIAASLQYLEPTKAPLVERMEAFTQKISVVTLITCLFIGVVGYWQGMSLTQVLFLAVAVAVSAIPEGLPIAMTVALSIGTRRMAKRNVIIRKLTAVEGLGSCTFIATDKTGTLTVDGQTVRQLVLPDARTLTVTGEGYNGIGQILDPAGQPAPVQGSLGELLEAVTVCNESKLEHRADGWHYQGDAVDVALMALSYKAGLSPGDLLQSVERVQQIPFESERKYAAVYYRRAGSLRIAVKGALETLLPALQTEDADALVTRHDALAANGFRVLVVAGGPVDTIDETTLPPLQLLGLLALIDPLRPEAKAAVQTCQEAGVTVAMVTGDHPATALYIARELGLAEHKEQLITGAELAEAARQGSFTDFVETVNSRRVFARVSPQQKQQIVETLQESGHFVAVTGDGVNDAPALKTAHIGIAMGYGTDVAKETASMIITDNNFASIVAGIEEGRNTYSNLRKIIYLAISTGAAEIMLVALALIFGQPIPFLPVQLLWLNLVTNGIQDVALAFEAGEPGPMQQSPRKPSEGVFNPLMIRQNLLAGGVMTLLTFGLWYHLLNNLGRSEFEARNLILLLMVLLQNFHVFNCRSETRSAFGIPLRNNYVLVLGVLALQALHIGVMHIPFMQELLKIAPVSLNDWAKLVPTAAIVLVVMELFKWWQRRGHASGA, from the coding sequence ATGCCTCAACACGCAGATAATCAACCCAATACCCCTCCCCCACCTCCGCACCGCCCCTGGCATTCGTTTGCCGTTACCGAGCTGTTCGAGCACCTGCAGAGCAGTCGACAGGGGCTGACGCAAACCGAGGCTGCGAACCGACTGGCGCAATACGGCCCCAACGTGTTGCCTCAGAAAAAATCGGTTACGCTTGTCGAGATTGTGCTGCGGCAGTTTATGAGCCCGCTTATTTACGTGCTGCTGTTTGCAGCCGTTATTGCGTTGATTCTGAGTGAATATGTCGATGCCGGCTTTATTGCGGTGGTGCTCCTGTTCAATGCTGCCATGGGTGCCTACCAGGAGTGGCGGGCCGAAACCAACGCCAACGCCCTGCAACAGATGATTCGGATTCGGGTGCGGCTCCGGCGCGACAATGCCGACGAAGAAGCCGAGGCCGAAACCCTCGTACCGGGCGATGTAGTGCTGCTCGAATCGGGCAATAAAGTGCCAGCCGACATCCGGCTGATCAAAAGCACCCAACTGAACGTCGAAGAAGCCCTCCTCACGGGCGAGTCGTTGCCGGTAGCCAAAACGAGTCAGCCCCTTGAGCCAAGTGAGCTACCCCTTGGCGACCGGGCTAACATGGTATTTGCGGGGACCACCGTACTCACCGGCCGGGCAACGGGCGTAGTGGTGGCCACGGGCATGCATACCGAAATCGGCCGGATAGCCGCCAGTTTGCAGTATCTGGAACCGACCAAAGCGCCCCTCGTGGAGCGGATGGAAGCGTTTACCCAGAAAATCAGTGTCGTTACGCTCATCACCTGTCTTTTTATTGGCGTTGTGGGCTACTGGCAGGGCATGAGCCTGACGCAGGTTCTTTTTCTGGCCGTCGCCGTAGCCGTTTCGGCTATTCCCGAGGGCCTACCCATTGCCATGACCGTGGCCTTATCCATCGGTACCCGCCGGATGGCCAAACGAAACGTGATTATCCGAAAACTCACCGCCGTGGAAGGCCTCGGCAGTTGCACCTTCATCGCAACCGACAAGACGGGTACGCTCACCGTGGATGGGCAAACCGTACGGCAGTTGGTTTTACCTGACGCGCGCACCCTGACCGTAACGGGAGAGGGCTACAACGGTATCGGGCAGATTCTGGACCCCGCCGGGCAACCCGCCCCCGTGCAGGGCAGCCTGGGCGAATTGCTCGAAGCTGTAACTGTTTGCAACGAAAGTAAGCTCGAACACCGGGCCGATGGCTGGCACTATCAGGGTGATGCCGTCGATGTGGCTCTGATGGCCTTGTCGTACAAAGCGGGCCTTTCGCCCGGCGACCTGCTCCAGTCGGTTGAGCGGGTGCAGCAAATTCCGTTTGAGTCGGAGCGGAAGTACGCGGCCGTGTACTATCGGCGCGCCGGGTCGCTGCGTATTGCCGTAAAAGGTGCCCTCGAAACTCTATTGCCCGCCCTGCAAACCGAAGACGCCGACGCCCTTGTGACCCGGCACGACGCCCTGGCTGCTAACGGATTCCGGGTACTGGTGGTAGCGGGTGGGCCGGTCGACACAATCGACGAAACGACATTACCACCTCTGCAACTTCTCGGTTTGCTCGCCCTCATCGACCCGCTGCGCCCTGAGGCCAAAGCCGCCGTGCAGACCTGTCAGGAGGCTGGCGTAACCGTAGCTATGGTCACCGGCGACCACCCGGCTACGGCCCTCTACATTGCACGCGAACTGGGCCTTGCCGAACACAAAGAGCAACTCATTACGGGGGCCGAACTGGCCGAAGCCGCCCGGCAGGGATCGTTTACCGACTTCGTCGAGACCGTAAACAGTCGGCGGGTGTTTGCGCGGGTGTCGCCCCAGCAAAAACAGCAGATTGTGGAAACCCTGCAGGAGTCGGGGCATTTTGTGGCCGTTACCGGCGACGGGGTCAACGATGCTCCGGCCCTCAAAACAGCCCATATCGGGATTGCGATGGGCTACGGTACCGATGTAGCCAAGGAAACAGCCTCGATGATTATTACCGACAATAATTTTGCGTCGATTGTGGCGGGTATTGAGGAAGGCCGGAACACCTACAGCAACCTCCGCAAAATTATTTACCTCGCCATTTCGACCGGGGCCGCCGAGATCATGCTCGTAGCCCTGGCGCTGATTTTCGGTCAGCCAATCCCGTTTTTACCGGTGCAGCTTTTGTGGCTCAACCTAGTCACCAACGGCATTCAGGACGTCGCCCTGGCATTTGAAGCTGGTGAGCCCGGCCCCATGCAGCAATCGCCCCGCAAGCCTTCGGAGGGCGTGTTTAATCCGCTCATGATCCGGCAGAACCTGCTGGCGGGGGGCGTCATGACGCTACTCACGTTTGGTCTCTGGTACCACCTGCTCAACAACCTCGGCCGCTCCGAATTCGAAGCCCGCAACCTTATTCTGCTCCTGATGGTGTTGCTCCAGAACTTCCACGTGTTCAACTGTCGCTCCGAAACCCGCTCGGCCTTTGGTATTCCGTTGCGCAACAACTACGTGCTGGTGCTGGGGGTACTGGCCCTACAGGCGCTTCATATCGGGGTGATGCACATTCCGTTTATGCAGGAACTGCTGAAAATTGCCCCCGTATCGCTCAACGACTGGGCTAAGCTGGTGCCCACGGCGGCAATCGTCCTCGTGGTGATGGAGTTGTTCAAATGGTGGCAGCGCCGGGGGCATGCGTCAGGCGCCTGA
- a CDS encoding acyltransferase family protein yields the protein MKLDLQAKPIRYYELDLLRLLAALSVLLFHFAFRGYAADHLNPVRYPALEPVAKYGYLGVELFFIISGFVVLMSAEHKTVRQFVVSRVVRLYPAFWVACTLTFVVLKVFGPHPGGPHQGGLPASPYMEVYGRQYLFNLTMLQYFFGQRDIDGVYWTLTYEMLFYGLVVLLIALRGMPRLPLLIGCWLAYGVLSETTAPDAPLNTLLFPKYSPLFCAGMLFFRLAQHRMAHHRLPQRRLPHHPAPIWQLYALLLFSWVMALRNALAYAEEQQAYFHTYFSPEVVGGAITGFYLIFWAIARRKVDLGRFPGLAVAGALTYPLYLLHHNIGYVLFGRLGHLVEPYPLLMGLTVGMLLMAYALHRLVEKPMSRWLRSRLEGRGEKSILLKKDKETEMNAVNPVS from the coding sequence ATGAAATTGGACCTACAAGCCAAGCCTATCCGTTACTACGAACTCGATCTGCTACGTTTACTAGCGGCCCTCAGTGTGCTCCTTTTTCACTTTGCGTTTCGGGGGTATGCAGCCGACCATCTGAATCCGGTACGGTACCCGGCCCTGGAACCGGTGGCGAAATACGGTTATCTGGGCGTCGAGCTGTTTTTTATCATCAGCGGTTTTGTCGTACTCATGTCGGCGGAGCATAAAACCGTGCGGCAGTTTGTGGTGTCGCGCGTAGTGCGGCTGTACCCGGCGTTCTGGGTGGCCTGTACCCTTACGTTTGTCGTGCTGAAGGTGTTTGGCCCGCATCCGGGTGGCCCGCATCAGGGTGGCCTTCCTGCGTCGCCGTACATGGAGGTATATGGGCGGCAGTACCTGTTCAATCTGACAATGCTTCAGTATTTTTTCGGGCAGCGCGACATCGACGGGGTGTACTGGACCCTTACTTACGAGATGCTGTTCTACGGACTGGTGGTTTTGCTCATTGCGTTGCGGGGGATGCCCCGGTTGCCTTTACTAATAGGATGCTGGCTGGCCTACGGGGTACTGTCGGAAACCACGGCCCCCGATGCTCCGCTCAACACCCTGCTGTTTCCGAAGTACAGCCCCTTGTTTTGTGCGGGTATGCTCTTTTTTCGGTTAGCCCAGCATCGGATGGCGCACCATCGGTTGCCGCAACGTCGGTTGCCGCACCATCCCGCTCCGATTTGGCAACTTTACGCCCTGTTGTTGTTTTCGTGGGTAATGGCGCTGCGCAACGCCCTCGCGTATGCCGAAGAGCAACAAGCTTATTTTCACACGTACTTTTCGCCGGAGGTAGTTGGGGGAGCCATAACGGGGTTTTACCTCATTTTCTGGGCCATTGCCCGCCGAAAAGTTGATTTAGGTCGATTTCCGGGGCTCGCCGTAGCGGGGGCACTCACGTACCCGCTCTACCTGTTGCATCACAACATTGGCTATGTTTTGTTTGGGCGACTGGGCCATCTGGTAGAGCCCTACCCACTGCTGATGGGGCTCACCGTTGGGATGCTTTTGATGGCCTACGCCCTACATCGGCTGGTCGAGAAACCCATGAGCCGGTGGTTGCGTAGCCGGTTAGAAGGGCGGGGTGAAAAGTCAATACTACTTAAAAAGGATAAAGAAACGGAGATGAATGCCGTGAACCCAGTCTCCTAA
- a CDS encoding DUF3347 domain-containing protein, with translation MRTIRLAITALSLTFCSLALSAQSLTPALSAYYSVKDALVATNAGKAKAEAQSLIAALGKVDAAALPASARPLLSTAKTQAAAIAKTSDVEVQRKQFEGLSTNMITLTKATKPGKAYVQYCPMAAGGKGASWLSDKREVRNPYYGDKMLKCGTVKEEI, from the coding sequence ATGAGAACCATTCGATTAGCCATCACGGCCCTTAGCCTGACATTCTGTTCATTGGCCCTTTCGGCCCAGAGCCTGACCCCCGCCTTGTCGGCGTACTATTCGGTGAAAGATGCGTTGGTGGCGACCAATGCAGGCAAGGCGAAAGCCGAGGCCCAAAGCCTTATTGCTGCCCTGGGTAAAGTGGATGCGGCCGCGCTGCCCGCTTCGGCCCGGCCCCTATTGTCGACCGCCAAAACGCAGGCGGCCGCCATTGCCAAAACCTCGGATGTTGAAGTCCAGCGGAAACAGTTCGAAGGGCTGTCGACCAACATGATTACCCTCACCAAAGCGACCAAGCCCGGTAAGGCCTATGTGCAATACTGCCCCATGGCAGCCGGGGGCAAAGGGGCCTCGTGGCTCAGCGACAAGCGGGAAGTTCGCAACCCCTACTACGGCGACAAGATGCTCAAGTGCGGCACCGTGAAGGAAGAGATTTAG